In a single window of the Acyrthosiphon pisum isolate AL4f chromosome X, pea_aphid_22Mar2018_4r6ur, whole genome shotgun sequence genome:
- the LOC100569364 gene encoding uncharacterized protein LOC100569364, whose protein sequence is MKKLAVVKLPISGPKVTELKHAVNSKKYVRGDLVKIEKLYTKYFSKSIIDTIVIIANILNIISISKKHYKAQMDESFKKKSEAEKLKVRYDANRLHGRHKKILETKLKNNFIDVVSSFEMSEFDSAFQMFFLTILTVLRVLDQPKFKKGGIFKYVVLLLWNSLKNSDYNHPDIFSMLRSKTFQADCIDLISVIEEGQDIDSGVTNRMPLFFVSTVKSREYFRAVIDVVTGDSNEDLGLLIDNATFKYSINSKFKDTVDSPTAQYSNDKIQATKTIPGTINSDEIIPRWFLSKNPDGTYQQKPMINGEKTQTIGNTAANPSILTSQPSNNLYQSFSSSLQNKTSETSTSKVIPTNNKCFVLPPTISHSPLVEATASMSKSTTTTKYLTFKSAVPNNISMPNSSLCSADGRTIVVGNKQYQLVKEPTGQMRAVINKTKIFFKPPPTVKCRVRNCTKSATIMCSRCTSVKYCSHDCQGLDWYRSHMNDCEQLRKKK, encoded by the exons ATGAAAAAGTTAGCAGTTGTTAAACTCCCTATAAGCGGACCTAAAGTAACTGAACTTAAACACGCTGTAAATagcaaaaaatatgtaagaggggatttagttaaaattgaaaaattatacacaaagtATTTCAGCAAATCCATAATAGATACTATCGTTATTATTGcaaatatactcaatataatttcaatttctaaAAAACATTACAAGGCACAAATGGATGAATCTTTTAAGAAAAAATCTGAAGCTGAAAAACTTAAAGTAAGATACGATGCCAACCGATTACATGGAAGGCATAAAAAAATCCTAGAAACAaagttgaaaaacaattttatagacGTTGTATCATCTTTTGAAATGTCAGAATTTGATTCTgcatttcaaatgttttttctaACTATATTAACTGTACTTCGAGTTTTGGATCAGCCCAAATTCAAAAAAGGTGGTATCTTCAAATATGTGGTACTTTTACTATGGAATAGTTTGAAGAACAGTGATTATAACCATCCCGACATTTTTTCAATGCTTCGGTCAAAGACATTTCAAGCTGACTGCATTGATTTAATAAGTGTAATTGAAGAAGGTCAGGATATTGACTCTGGAGTCACCAATCGCATGCCATTGTTTTTTGTATCAACAGTAAAAAGTCGGGAATATTTTCGAGCAGTTATTGATGTTGTCACTGGTGATTCGAATGAAGACCTGGGATTATTAATCGataatgcaacttttaaatattcCATTAATTCAAAGTTTAAAGATACTGTAGATTCACCAACTGCACAATATTCAAATGACAAAATACAAGCAACAAAAACTATCCCTGGCACTATCAATTCTGATGAAATAATTCCACGCTGGTTCCTATCCAAAAATCCAGATGGAACTTACCA acaaaaaCCTATGATAAATGGTGAAAAGACACAAACCATTGGTAATACTGCAGCAAACCCATCAATTTTAACGAGCCAGCCGTCAAACAACTTATATCAATCATTTTCTTCTTcactacaaaataaaacttcTGAAACTTCTACTTCTAAAGTGATACCAACAAACAACAAATGTTTTGTTCTCCCACCAACTATTTCCCACAGTCCTTTGGTGGAAGCAACAGCATCTATGTCAAAatctacaacaacaacaaaatatctgACGTTCAAATCAGCAGTtccaaataatatatctatgccGAACAGTTCTCTTTGTAGTGCTGATGGTAGAACTATTGTAGTTGGTAACAAACAGTATCAATTGGTTAAGGAGCCAACAGGTCAAATGAGAGCAGTGatcaataaaactaaaatattttttaaaccaccACCAACCGTTAAA tgccGCGTAAGAAATTGTACCAAGTCTGCAACAATAATGTGCAGTAGGTGTACATCGGTGAAATACTGTTCCCATGACTGCcaa GGACTTGACTGGTATCGTAGTCACATGAACGACTGTGAACAACTGCGAAAAAAAAAGTAG